A single genomic interval of Halomonas sp. GT harbors:
- the yegS gene encoding lipid kinase YegS: MTDTQQHYLLIINGKSAGNPALREAVEEQRKTGMLITVRSTWEGGDAAEFAAQAVELGATRVIACGGDGTVNEVVNGLMQIAHDLRPALGIVPLGSANDFATSLGLPLEPGPALEAARRLSPSPIDVIRMTAQSGAEEAVSYYVNMTTGGFGAEITSSTPKTLKRMLGGGAYSLMGALKAWRHRSYRGTLHWGEQEQEASLLLLALGNGRQSGGGQVLAPRAKLDDGRFDVLLVKDFSSAAELPTLLNELQQFPSEGHFVRYFTASQLSVTTQPDDEPWPLTLDGEARRYERFRVEVVPLALKVLLPEECSLLTANDRH; this comes from the coding sequence GTGACAGATACACAGCAGCACTATTTACTGATTATTAACGGTAAGTCTGCCGGAAACCCGGCGCTACGCGAAGCTGTTGAAGAGCAGCGCAAGACAGGGATGTTGATTACCGTACGCTCAACTTGGGAAGGCGGCGATGCCGCTGAGTTCGCCGCTCAGGCGGTCGAGCTGGGTGCTACACGGGTAATTGCCTGTGGCGGCGATGGGACCGTTAATGAAGTGGTTAACGGACTCATGCAGATTGCCCACGATTTGCGTCCAGCACTAGGCATTGTGCCGCTAGGTAGTGCCAATGATTTTGCTACTTCCCTGGGCTTGCCGCTAGAGCCAGGGCCAGCGCTTGAAGCTGCAAGACGCTTGTCTCCATCGCCGATTGATGTGATCAGAATGACCGCTCAGTCAGGCGCAGAAGAAGCGGTTAGTTATTACGTCAATATGACAACCGGTGGATTTGGCGCTGAAATTACCTCATCAACCCCCAAGACGTTGAAGCGCATGTTAGGCGGTGGCGCATATTCCTTGATGGGCGCTTTAAAAGCATGGCGTCACCGTAGCTATCGTGGCACGTTGCATTGGGGTGAACAGGAGCAAGAAGCATCGCTATTACTTCTCGCGCTAGGTAATGGTCGCCAATCTGGCGGCGGGCAAGTATTAGCGCCAAGAGCTAAGCTCGACGATGGCCGTTTCGATGTACTACTGGTCAAGGACTTTTCATCAGCAGCAGAGTTGCCGACGTTGCTGAATGAGCTGCAACAGTTCCCCTCTGAAGGGCATTTTGTACGTTATTTTACCGCCAGCCAGCTGTCGGTGACGACTCAGCCAGATGACGAGCCTTGGCCGTTAACCTTAGACGGAGAGGCGCGTCGCTATGAGCGATTTCGCGTCGAAGTAGTGCCGCTTGCCCTTAAAGTGCTGCTGCCGGAAGAGTGCTCACTATTGACGGCTAATGATCGCCACTAA
- the pepN gene encoding aminopeptidase N, which yields MSDPQPVYLSDYQPPAYLVTHTELTFDLDPAATRVKARLQIERHPSADSQAPLVLNGEHLTLISLAIDGSPLADAAYQLTDEVLHITDVPETFMLESEVELAPSSNTALEGLYQSNGMYCTQCEAEGFRRITYYPDRPDVMATFKVTVIGDATSEPVLLANGNPIDQGALENGRHFATWEDPHPKPCYLFALVAGNLHKVEDFFETMSGRNVTLQLWVEQENLDKTEHAMASLKRAMAWDEQTYGREYDLDLFMIVAVNDFNMGAMENKGLNIFNSAAVLTHPNTATDAAFQNVEGIVAHEYFHNWSGNRVTCRDWFQLSLKEGFTVFRDQCFSADTNSAPVKRIQDVSFFRTAQFAEDAGPTAHPIRPDHFIEITNFYTLTIYEKGAEVVRMLRNLLGWEDFRRGSDLYFERFDGQAVTIEDFVGCMAEVSDVDLSQFMRWYSQAGTPEIDAHGEYDYAHGEYHLTLRQRTPATPGQPDKLPLHIPVRMGLVGTKSGQDLSLTLSGEALGKDAVIHLTEDEQTFVFTDVAEAPVPSLLRDFSAPVKLHFPYSREDLAFLLTHDSDGFNRWDAGQRLAMLALDDLIAAHRNGVEKVMDSRVVEAFRTLLTSSMSDKAVLAEMLTLPSEAYIAEQQPIVDVDAIHAAREFVRQSLAVALRDEFVAVYEANQSDEPYAPTPEQIAQRSLKNVALTYLMAIEDEEGITFCETQFAAEHNMTDVRHALTLLVHSDRDDIASPALKAFGEKWAHDPLVMDQWFTIQVSRPQPDVLERVQYLMQHPAFSIKNPNKVRALIGAFAQNRVNFHRLDGKGYALLADVVIELNRLNPEIAARLVTPLTRWQRFDEERQQLMRDELVRIKQEPLSSNVFEVVEKALA from the coding sequence ATGTCTGATCCGCAGCCGGTTTATTTAAGCGACTATCAGCCGCCCGCCTACCTAGTTACCCATACCGAGCTGACGTTTGATCTTGACCCTGCAGCAACCCGCGTGAAAGCACGCCTGCAAATAGAGCGTCATCCAAGCGCTGATTCACAAGCGCCGTTAGTGCTTAACGGTGAACATCTGACGCTGATATCACTCGCTATCGATGGTAGCCCTTTGGCTGATGCTGCGTATCAGTTAACGGATGAGGTGCTGCACATAACAGATGTGCCAGAGACCTTTATGCTGGAGAGTGAGGTGGAGCTAGCTCCCAGCAGTAATACTGCGTTGGAAGGGCTGTACCAATCTAACGGCATGTATTGCACCCAGTGTGAAGCAGAAGGCTTTCGGCGAATTACTTATTACCCCGATCGTCCTGATGTGATGGCCACTTTTAAGGTAACGGTGATTGGTGACGCTACCAGTGAGCCAGTGCTACTCGCCAATGGTAACCCTATTGATCAAGGTGCGCTGGAGAATGGGCGCCACTTTGCGACCTGGGAAGACCCGCACCCGAAACCCTGTTATCTGTTTGCTTTAGTTGCCGGTAATTTGCATAAGGTGGAAGATTTTTTTGAGACTATGAGCGGTCGCAACGTGACGCTGCAGCTGTGGGTCGAGCAAGAAAACCTAGATAAAACCGAGCATGCCATGGCTTCCCTCAAGCGTGCTATGGCATGGGACGAGCAGACCTATGGCCGTGAATACGATCTTGATCTGTTTATGATTGTGGCAGTGAATGACTTCAATATGGGGGCAATGGAAAACAAAGGGCTTAATATATTTAATTCTGCTGCGGTATTAACCCATCCCAATACCGCGACAGACGCCGCCTTTCAAAATGTGGAAGGGATTGTTGCCCATGAATATTTCCACAACTGGTCAGGCAACCGAGTGACTTGTCGTGACTGGTTTCAACTCTCTTTAAAAGAGGGTTTTACTGTATTTCGTGATCAGTGCTTTTCCGCCGATACTAATTCGGCTCCCGTTAAGCGAATTCAAGACGTTTCGTTTTTCCGTACTGCTCAGTTCGCTGAAGATGCAGGACCGACGGCGCACCCGATCCGACCAGACCATTTTATTGAAATCACCAACTTTTACACCCTGACGATTTACGAAAAGGGCGCAGAGGTTGTGCGCATGTTGCGTAATTTACTGGGTTGGGAAGACTTCCGTCGTGGCTCAGATCTTTATTTTGAGCGTTTTGATGGGCAGGCAGTGACCATTGAAGACTTTGTGGGCTGCATGGCCGAGGTGTCTGATGTGGACCTCAGCCAGTTTATGCGTTGGTACTCCCAGGCGGGTACGCCTGAAATCGATGCGCACGGTGAGTACGATTATGCCCATGGGGAGTATCACCTGACTCTGCGTCAACGTACCCCCGCGACCCCCGGGCAGCCTGACAAGCTGCCACTCCACATACCCGTGCGTATGGGGCTTGTGGGAACCAAGTCGGGGCAGGACCTGTCATTAACACTGTCGGGTGAGGCGCTAGGCAAAGACGCTGTGATTCATCTCACTGAAGATGAACAGACGTTTGTTTTTACTGATGTTGCTGAAGCGCCTGTTCCTTCACTGCTGCGCGATTTTTCTGCACCCGTAAAGCTACACTTTCCTTATTCACGCGAAGACCTAGCATTTTTGCTGACGCATGACAGCGATGGCTTTAACCGTTGGGATGCGGGCCAGCGGCTTGCTATGTTGGCGTTAGATGATCTGATCGCTGCCCATCGTAATGGTGTTGAAAAGGTCATGGACAGCCGCGTTGTGGAAGCATTCAGAACGTTGCTTACCAGCTCTATGAGCGATAAAGCGGTGCTGGCAGAAATGCTGACACTACCCTCTGAAGCCTATATTGCCGAGCAGCAGCCGATTGTAGATGTGGACGCAATACACGCCGCTCGCGAATTTGTGCGTCAGTCGTTAGCCGTTGCGCTGCGTGATGAATTTGTCGCCGTGTATGAAGCGAACCAAAGCGATGAACCCTACGCGCCAACGCCCGAACAGATCGCCCAGCGTAGCCTCAAAAACGTCGCCTTAACTTATTTAATGGCGATTGAGGACGAAGAGGGCATTACGTTTTGCGAAACGCAGTTTGCTGCGGAACATAACATGACCGATGTTCGTCATGCGCTGACCTTGTTGGTTCATAGTGACCGTGATGATATCGCGTCCCCAGCACTGAAGGCCTTTGGCGAAAAATGGGCACATGACCCGTTGGTTATGGATCAGTGGTTCACCATACAGGTGTCACGCCCGCAGCCAGATGTTCTTGAACGTGTTCAATATCTAATGCAGCACCCAGCATTTTCAATTAAGAACCCTAATAAAGTGCGTGCCCTGATAGGAGCCTTTGCCCAAAACCGGGTTAACTTCCACCGCTTAGACGGTAAGGGTTACGCACTGTTAGCCGATGTGGTTATTGAGCTAAATCGCCTGAATCCCGAAATAGCCGCACGGCTGGTGACACCGTTAACCCGTTGGCAGCGTTTCGACGAAGAACGTCAACAGTTAATGCGCGATGAGCTTGTGCGTATTAAGCAGGAGCCTTTATCGTCAAACGTGTTCGAAGTTGTTGAGAAAGCGCTGGCATAA
- a CDS encoding YajQ family cyclic di-GMP-binding protein — protein sequence MPSFDIVSEFDQHEASNAIDQANREVQSRFDFKGVDASFSLEGEKVQLEAEVDFQLKQMLDVLRNRLIARGIDARCMDIQDPVLSGVKARQEVVLKQGLDQAEAKDVVKRIKASKLKVQAQIQGEKVRVTGKKRDDLQSVMALLRGEEGPELPLQFDNFRD from the coding sequence ATGCCCTCATTTGATATTGTGTCAGAGTTTGATCAGCACGAAGCGTCCAATGCTATCGACCAAGCAAATCGTGAAGTGCAGTCGCGCTTTGATTTTAAAGGTGTTGATGCCAGCTTTTCACTTGAAGGAGAGAAAGTTCAGCTTGAGGCTGAGGTTGATTTCCAACTAAAGCAAATGCTCGATGTGTTGCGCAATCGGCTGATCGCACGTGGGATTGATGCCCGTTGTATGGATATTCAAGACCCGGTGTTGTCTGGTGTGAAAGCCCGACAGGAGGTTGTTCTAAAGCAGGGGCTTGACCAAGCTGAAGCAAAAGATGTGGTTAAGCGTATCAAAGCCAGTAAGCTAAAAGTACAGGCTCAGATTCAGGGTGAAAAAGTGCGCGTTACGGGTAAAAAACGCGACGATCTTCAGAGCGTGATGGCGCTTTTACGTGGCGAAGAGGGGCCTGAACTACCGTTACAATTCGATAACTTCCGTGATTAA
- the cobO gene encoding cob(I)yrinic acid a,c-diamide adenosyltransferase — translation MSDRDARHKASMEKLKARVDEKVANATEQRGMLLINTGNGKGKTTAAWGTVTRSLGYGYKVGVVQFIKGLWECGERNRLEEDANLSVAIMATGFTWDTQNRESDTQACQEVWQEAEKMLSDPATYLVVLDEITYMLKFGYLDIDTVTQALINRPQEQTVIITGRNAHRDLVAMADTVTEMQEVRHAFNNGLQARRGIDF, via the coding sequence ATGAGCGATCGCGATGCACGTCACAAAGCGTCGATGGAAAAACTGAAAGCCCGAGTTGACGAGAAAGTTGCCAACGCTACCGAGCAGCGTGGGATGCTACTGATAAATACGGGTAATGGTAAAGGCAAAACCACCGCTGCCTGGGGAACCGTCACTCGCTCGCTTGGCTATGGTTATAAAGTCGGTGTCGTGCAGTTTATCAAGGGATTGTGGGAGTGCGGTGAACGCAATCGACTAGAAGAAGACGCAAATCTCAGTGTTGCCATCATGGCCACGGGTTTTACTTGGGACACCCAGAATCGCGAGTCAGATACCCAGGCTTGCCAAGAAGTATGGCAAGAAGCTGAAAAAATGCTTTCAGATCCAGCCACTTACCTCGTCGTACTGGATGAAATTACTTACATGCTGAAGTTTGGTTATTTAGATATTGATACCGTTACGCAAGCATTGATCAATCGACCGCAAGAACAAACGGTAATTATTACCGGACGCAATGCGCACCGGGATTTGGTGGCAATGGCGGACACTGTGACAGAGATGCAAGAGGTACGGCACGCGTTTAACAATGGCCTGCAAGCCCGTCGCGGTATCGATTTTTAG
- a CDS encoding adenylosuccinate synthase produces the protein MGKNVVVLGTQWGDEGKGKIVDLLTESASAVVRFQGGHNAGHTLVIDGEKTVLHLIPSGVLRPGKTCVIGNGVVLSPEALIKEIRELEEKGVPVRERLRLSPACPLILPYHVRLDQAREKARGIAKIGTTGRGIGPAYEDKVARRGLRLGDMLHRERFASKLGEVLDYHNFVLVNYHGEPAVDFQEVLDTAMQMAEELRPMVTDTVSMVHDLRKAGENILFEGAQGSLLDIDHGTYPYVTSSNTTAGGTATGSGVGPLYLDYVLGITKAYTTRVGSGPFPTELFDDHGRHLAERGHEFGATTGRARRCGWFDAVALRHAVQINSVSGICLTKLDVLDGLENIRVCVGYRSKDGDVLDNPVDSEGYEAVEPLYQDLPGWKESTLGAKKVEDLPANARAYISFLEEQVGTSIDIISTGPDRMETIVLRNPFDG, from the coding sequence ATGGGTAAGAATGTCGTAGTCCTGGGTACCCAATGGGGTGATGAAGGCAAAGGCAAGATTGTTGACCTGCTCACCGAGTCAGCCTCAGCAGTGGTGCGCTTTCAAGGCGGTCATAACGCAGGCCATACCTTAGTGATTGACGGTGAGAAAACGGTTCTTCACCTGATTCCCTCTGGTGTGCTGCGTCCAGGCAAAACCTGTGTGATTGGTAATGGCGTCGTATTGTCGCCTGAAGCGCTGATCAAAGAGATTCGTGAGCTTGAAGAAAAAGGCGTGCCGGTGCGTGAGCGCCTGCGTTTATCACCGGCTTGTCCGTTGATCCTGCCTTACCATGTGCGCTTGGATCAGGCGCGTGAGAAAGCGCGCGGCATTGCTAAGATCGGCACCACTGGTCGTGGGATCGGGCCCGCTTACGAGGACAAAGTTGCACGTCGTGGTCTGCGTTTAGGCGATATGCTTCATCGTGAGCGCTTTGCCTCGAAGCTTGGCGAAGTATTGGACTACCACAACTTTGTGTTGGTGAACTATCACGGCGAGCCAGCGGTGGACTTCCAGGAAGTACTGGATACTGCTATGCAGATGGCCGAAGAGCTACGGCCTATGGTCACAGACACCGTTAGTATGGTGCACGATCTGCGTAAAGCCGGTGAGAATATCCTGTTTGAAGGTGCTCAAGGCTCGCTGTTGGATATTGATCACGGTACCTATCCCTACGTCACCAGCTCTAATACCACGGCTGGTGGAACGGCTACCGGTTCCGGTGTTGGCCCGCTTTACCTAGACTACGTACTGGGTATTACTAAAGCCTATACCACCCGCGTTGGTTCTGGCCCTTTCCCAACGGAGCTTTTTGACGACCATGGCCGTCATTTAGCTGAGCGTGGGCATGAGTTCGGTGCAACCACGGGCCGAGCGCGCCGTTGTGGTTGGTTTGACGCCGTAGCGTTGCGTCATGCAGTACAGATCAATTCGGTTTCTGGTATCTGCCTAACCAAGCTTGATGTTTTGGATGGCCTGGAAAATATTCGTGTGTGCGTGGGCTATCGCAGTAAAGATGGCGATGTTCTGGATAATCCGGTTGATTCAGAAGGCTACGAAGCTGTAGAGCCGCTGTACCAAGATCTACCAGGCTGGAAAGAGTCTACCCTGGGCGCTAAAAAGGTTGAGGATCTACCCGCCAATGCGCGTGCTTACATCAGCTTCTTAGAAGAGCAGGTAGGCACCAGCATCGATATTATCTCAACCGGTCCTGACCGTATGGAAACCATTGTTCTGCGTAATCCGTTTGATGGCTAA
- a CDS encoding ATP phosphoribosyltransferase regulatory subunit, with product MTIADRWLLPDGMDEVLPPQASRMEELRRALLDLYHCWGYDQVMPPPVEFLDSLLTGTGTDLDLQTFKLTDQLTGRMMGASADVTPQVARMDAHSLKRQGPVRLCYCTNVLRAKADQHQGGRSPVQVGVELFGHAGLEADGEIIHLALASLKAAGADEIHLALGHIGIYRSLVEAAALSDEQERALFEALALKSPGQLAELVRRSVSDPALADMLMALGELHGDASVLRQARDRFAGAPAPVMAALDQLEALYRGILARFDVSLYFDLAELRGYQYHTGMMFAAYVPGYGHALAKGGRYDDTGRAFGRARPATGFSMDLKQLASLALASPSQGAVWAPAQEEESLNAAIAALREQGERVIQALPGQRTGPAEHSCDRRLEFIDGRWQTMTLTQETSA from the coding sequence ATGACCATCGCTGACCGCTGGCTATTGCCCGACGGCATGGATGAGGTGCTGCCGCCTCAGGCAAGCCGCATGGAAGAGTTGCGCCGTGCGCTGCTTGATCTCTACCATTGCTGGGGCTACGACCAAGTAATGCCGCCGCCGGTGGAGTTTTTGGACTCCTTGCTTACGGGTACCGGCACCGATTTAGATCTTCAGACGTTTAAATTAACTGACCAGCTAACGGGCCGAATGATGGGTGCATCTGCCGATGTGACACCTCAAGTGGCGCGTATGGATGCTCACTCGCTAAAGCGACAAGGGCCGGTTCGGTTGTGCTACTGCACGAATGTGTTGCGTGCTAAAGCCGACCAACACCAGGGCGGTCGAAGCCCTGTGCAGGTAGGCGTCGAATTATTTGGACACGCAGGTTTAGAAGCTGACGGTGAAATTATTCATTTGGCGTTGGCTAGTTTAAAAGCAGCGGGCGCAGATGAAATTCACCTGGCGCTGGGGCATATTGGCATTTATCGTAGCCTTGTTGAGGCAGCCGCGCTAAGTGATGAGCAGGAGCGGGCGCTGTTTGAAGCATTGGCGCTGAAATCACCGGGACAGTTAGCTGAGTTAGTTCGCCGTAGTGTCAGCGATCCAGCCCTGGCAGATATGCTGATGGCGCTTGGTGAACTGCATGGTGATGCGAGCGTGCTAAGGCAGGCGCGTGACCGTTTTGCCGGTGCGCCTGCGCCGGTGATGGCGGCACTTGACCAGTTGGAAGCGCTGTATAGAGGCATATTGGCGCGCTTTGATGTTTCGCTCTATTTTGATTTGGCGGAGCTGCGTGGTTATCAGTACCACACCGGTATGATGTTTGCTGCCTATGTGCCTGGTTATGGTCATGCATTGGCCAAAGGCGGGCGCTATGATGATACTGGTCGTGCTTTTGGCCGTGCGCGTCCGGCGACCGGTTTTTCTATGGATTTAAAACAATTGGCCTCCCTGGCGCTGGCTTCACCCAGCCAGGGTGCTGTTTGGGCGCCTGCCCAAGAAGAAGAGTCGCTTAACGCTGCCATTGCTGCGCTGCGTGAGCAGGGTGAACGCGTGATTCAAGCGCTGCCTGGGCAGCGTACTGGGCCGGCGGAGCACAGTTGTGACCGCCGTCTTGAGTTTATTGACGGTCGTTGGCAGACAATGACCCTGACACAAGAGACGAGTGCATAA
- the hflC gene encoding protease modulator HflC, which produces MINNRSLLIVGGLAAVAWLASNSLYVVDETERAVKLRFGEVIEENIQPGLHVKIPIAQTIRKFDTRLLTLDTDTSRYLTLEQKAVIVDSYVKWQVINPTRYYEATAGDEMMAIRLIQPRVDESLRNEFGRLNLQEIIAERRDDLMTGPTAELDELMRDELGVAVRDIRIKRIDLPEDVSAAVFERMRSEREREAREWRAQGQEEAERIRANADRRRQVLLAQANERSETLRGEGDAEAAAIFSQAYGQDQEFFAFWRSLNAYRESFAGDNNLLVLEPDSDFFRYLRSAVPSSGE; this is translated from the coding sequence ATGATTAATAATCGATCCCTGCTAATTGTAGGTGGCTTGGCCGCTGTGGCTTGGCTAGCTAGTAATAGCTTGTATGTAGTGGATGAAACTGAGCGTGCTGTAAAGCTACGCTTTGGTGAAGTCATCGAAGAGAATATTCAGCCAGGGCTGCATGTCAAAATTCCGATTGCGCAAACGATTCGTAAGTTTGATACGCGCTTGCTGACCCTTGATACTGATACCAGCCGCTACCTGACCCTTGAGCAAAAAGCGGTTATCGTTGACTCCTATGTAAAATGGCAAGTGATTAACCCCACTCGCTATTACGAGGCCACTGCCGGCGATGAAATGATGGCAATTCGCCTGATTCAACCGCGTGTAGATGAAAGCTTACGTAACGAGTTTGGTCGCTTAAATCTTCAGGAAATTATCGCCGAACGTCGCGATGATCTGATGACAGGGCCTACCGCTGAGCTTGATGAGTTGATGAGAGACGAGCTTGGTGTGGCAGTTCGTGATATTCGTATCAAGCGTATCGATTTGCCAGAAGATGTATCGGCTGCAGTATTTGAGCGGATGCGTTCTGAGCGTGAGCGTGAAGCTCGTGAATGGCGTGCACAAGGTCAAGAAGAGGCTGAGCGTATTCGCGCTAACGCTGATCGTCGACGCCAGGTACTGCTTGCCCAAGCCAATGAGCGTTCCGAAACGCTACGTGGTGAAGGTGACGCAGAAGCGGCAGCAATTTTCTCCCAGGCTTATGGTCAGGATCAGGAATTCTTCGCTTTCTGGCGCAGCTTGAACGCTTATCGTGAAAGCTTCGCAGGTGATAACAACCTGCTGGTGCTTGAGCCAGATAGTGACTTCTTCCGCTATCTGCGCAGCGCGGTACCAAGCAGCGGTGAGTAA
- the hflK gene encoding FtsH protease activity modulator HflK, translating to MAWNEPGGGNQHDPWSGGGRRGNNDGDRGGNNGGGNNGGNNQGPPDLDEALKKFQDKLNGMLGGGGKKRNGGNGSGKSGGGKPRNSLALPGLLVVVALAIWAASGFYLVDQSERGVVLRFGEYQGIVDPGLQWNPPLIDDVRMVNVTRVRSVSQTQSMLTRDENIVEVEISAQYQVANPRDFVLNVRDPALSIENALDSALRHVVGGTDMIDILTSGREILGSSVASRLQSYLDAYGAGIRLQTINIESTSAPAPVIDAFDDVIRAREDRQRTINEGMAYANAIIPAAQGQAQRVVEQGQGYRESVVAEAQGQANRFNALLTEYRNAPDIMRERMYLDAIEDVFGNTPKVLLDVSENAPLMYLPLDQMRGGNAGGSNTSSSNSGDGSGESIDPRVLDSLRGSQSNSSSSSSSNPIRREGR from the coding sequence ATGGCCTGGAATGAGCCCGGTGGTGGCAACCAGCACGACCCCTGGAGCGGTGGTGGCCGACGTGGTAACAACGACGGTGATCGCGGCGGAAATAATGGTGGAGGTAATAATGGTGGCAATAATCAAGGTCCTCCCGACCTCGATGAAGCACTGAAGAAATTCCAAGATAAGTTAAACGGAATGCTGGGTGGTGGTGGCAAAAAGCGTAATGGTGGTAACGGGAGTGGTAAAAGTGGTGGTGGTAAACCGCGTAACTCTCTAGCGCTACCTGGTTTGCTAGTCGTTGTCGCTTTAGCTATCTGGGCCGCATCCGGTTTTTATCTGGTCGACCAGTCTGAGCGTGGCGTCGTGCTGCGTTTTGGTGAGTATCAGGGGATTGTAGACCCAGGTCTGCAGTGGAATCCGCCGTTAATTGACGATGTTCGTATGGTGAACGTAACCCGTGTTCGGTCAGTTTCCCAAACACAGTCTATGCTGACCCGAGACGAAAATATCGTTGAAGTGGAGATTTCTGCTCAGTATCAAGTAGCTAATCCCCGCGACTTTGTATTGAATGTACGTGATCCAGCACTTTCTATCGAAAATGCCTTGGACTCCGCTTTACGACACGTTGTCGGCGGCACTGACATGATCGATATTTTAACTTCTGGTCGTGAAATTTTAGGTAGTTCTGTGGCAAGCCGCCTCCAATCTTATTTGGATGCTTACGGTGCTGGTATTCGTCTGCAGACGATCAACATTGAGTCAACCTCAGCGCCTGCGCCTGTTATCGATGCTTTCGATGATGTTATCCGCGCACGTGAAGATCGGCAGCGCACCATTAACGAAGGGATGGCTTATGCCAATGCCATTATCCCAGCGGCTCAAGGCCAAGCGCAGCGTGTCGTTGAGCAAGGTCAAGGTTATAGAGAGTCGGTCGTGGCTGAAGCACAAGGTCAGGCTAACCGCTTTAACGCATTATTGACTGAGTATCGCAACGCGCCTGACATTATGCGTGAGCGTATGTACTTGGATGCGATTGAAGACGTCTTTGGTAATACTCCTAAAGTACTACTGGATGTAAGTGAAAATGCGCCTTTGATGTATCTGCCACTAGATCAAATGCGTGGTGGTAATGCTGGTGGCAGTAATACTTCTTCTAGTAACAGTGGTGATGGTAGTGGTGAGTCGATTGATCCGCGGGTTCTGGATTCACTGAGGGGAAGTCAGAGCAATTCTTCATCCTCGTCATCCAGTAATCCCATTCGCAGGGAGGGCCGCTAA